One window of the Runella slithyformis DSM 19594 genome contains the following:
- a CDS encoding sugar MFS transporter: MKSNTFIVILIFLIFFVISFLSNILGPIIPDIVDSFELSIGLAGFLPFAFFVAYGVASIPSGILVEKYREKKVLLWAFMMAFGGALLFAVMPTFTVALLSLFIIGIGMAMLQVVINPLLRVAGGETNFAFNSVMAQLFFGGASFLSPMLYSYLVLNVHSDTVSNTFINTLNQIVPADLKWVSLYWVFAVVAFLMVVVIWFIKFPEVELKEDEKIDTENAFKDLLKNRYVFLFFIGIFCYVGTEQGIANWTSKFLQTYHNVDPAIEGASVISYFWGLLTIGCILGLVLLKIFDSRRVLILFTIGAIVSVVVGLFGPLEAALYAFPLSGFCASVMWSIIVSLALNSVPYHHGTFSGILCSGIAGGAVVPLIIGGFAELVGLRLAMLFLLITLGYILSIGLWAKPLVTNATVKSWKELFS; the protein is encoded by the coding sequence ATGAAAAGTAACACCTTTATTGTCATTCTGATTTTTCTCATTTTCTTCGTCATTTCCTTTCTCAGCAATATCTTGGGGCCCATTATTCCCGACATTGTAGACAGCTTTGAATTGAGCATCGGACTGGCAGGCTTTCTGCCTTTTGCATTTTTTGTAGCCTATGGCGTAGCTTCCATTCCTTCGGGGATTCTGGTGGAAAAATACCGTGAAAAAAAAGTGCTTTTGTGGGCATTTATGATGGCATTCGGAGGGGCGTTGCTGTTTGCGGTCATGCCTACATTTACGGTGGCGCTGCTTTCGCTGTTTATCATCGGCATCGGTATGGCCATGTTGCAGGTGGTGATCAACCCTTTGCTGAGAGTGGCGGGCGGCGAAACCAATTTTGCCTTTAATTCGGTCATGGCGCAGCTTTTCTTTGGCGGTGCCTCGTTCTTGAGCCCGATGCTGTACAGCTATTTGGTACTCAACGTACACTCCGATACGGTATCCAATACTTTTATCAATACGCTCAATCAAATCGTACCTGCCGACCTGAAATGGGTGTCGCTGTATTGGGTGTTTGCGGTGGTCGCGTTTCTGATGGTGGTCGTGATTTGGTTTATTAAGTTTCCCGAAGTAGAGCTCAAAGAAGATGAAAAAATTGATACCGAAAATGCCTTCAAAGACCTGCTCAAAAACCGCTATGTATTCCTGTTTTTCATCGGTATTTTCTGCTACGTGGGCACCGAGCAGGGCATTGCCAACTGGACTTCCAAATTTCTCCAAACCTACCACAACGTAGACCCTGCCATTGAAGGGGCATCGGTCATTTCCTATTTTTGGGGTTTGCTTACCATTGGCTGTATTTTGGGCTTGGTCTTGCTCAAAATCTTTGATAGCCGTCGGGTATTGATCTTATTCACGATTGGTGCCATTGTTTCGGTAGTAGTGGGTTTGTTTGGCCCTCTGGAAGCGGCGCTCTATGCCTTCCCATTGAGCGGGTTTTGTGCTTCGGTGATGTGGTCGATCATTGTTTCCCTGGCGCTCAACTCCGTTCCCTATCACCACGGTACATTTTCGGGAATTCTTTGCTCGGGTATCGCCGGAGGGGCAGTTGTACCCCTTATCATCGGTGGATTCGCCGAATTGGTCGGTCTTCGCTTGGCCATGTTGTTTCTGTTGATTACTTTAGGCTACATTTTAAGCATCGGACTTTGGGCCAAACCGCTCGTGACCAACGCCACCGTTAAAAGCTGGAAAGAGCTTTTTTCGTAG
- a CDS encoding ROK family protein has protein sequence MTIGVDLGGTKIKAGIEKNGSIIHQNTIFLRQKESLSATLSQLIDLIKPLTHYPATGIGIGVPSVVDTERGIVYNVANIPSWEKVALRDILEEEFNLPVFVNNDVNCFTLGEHRFGVAKDFDSVVGMTIGTGLGSGIIIDNQLYTGHNCGAGEIGMLPYRDHNFEYYACSNFFDGIHGTSALEASHAAVAGDKQALGLWSEFGVHLGCAIKAVMYVFDPEAIILGGSIAKAYPLFKAGMLEALNDFAYPQSLKRLKIMQSQDDTISLLGAAALVSQEVKVKV, from the coding sequence ATGACAATAGGTGTAGATTTAGGGGGGACAAAAATAAAAGCGGGTATCGAAAAAAACGGTTCGATCATCCACCAGAACACTATATTTCTCCGACAAAAGGAATCATTATCGGCTACATTAAGTCAATTGATTGACCTGATCAAACCGCTGACCCATTATCCCGCCACCGGTATCGGCATTGGCGTGCCATCGGTGGTGGATACCGAACGCGGTATCGTGTACAACGTAGCCAATATCCCCTCGTGGGAAAAAGTAGCCCTGCGGGATATTTTGGAAGAAGAATTCAACCTGCCCGTTTTTGTCAACAATGACGTCAATTGCTTTACGTTGGGTGAACACCGTTTCGGCGTAGCCAAAGACTTTGATTCGGTGGTCGGAATGACCATCGGAACAGGACTTGGCTCGGGTATTATCATTGACAATCAGCTCTATACCGGTCATAACTGCGGCGCGGGAGAAATCGGCATGCTCCCCTACCGCGACCATAATTTTGAGTATTATGCCTGCAGCAATTTCTTCGATGGCATCCATGGCACAAGTGCGCTGGAAGCCAGTCATGCAGCAGTGGCAGGCGATAAACAGGCCCTTGGTTTATGGTCAGAATTCGGAGTGCATTTAGGCTGCGCCATCAAGGCCGTCATGTACGTATTTGACCCGGAAGCCATTATCTTGGGGGGGTCCATTGCCAAAGCTTACCCTTTGTTTAAAGCGGGCATGTTGGAAGCCCTCAATGATTTTGCCTATCCGCAATCACTCAAACGCCTCAAAATAATGCAATCTCAAGACGACACCATTTCACTGTTGGGTGCCGCCGCCTTAGTTTCTCAAGAGGTAAAGGTCAAGGTCTGA
- a CDS encoding family 20 glycosylhydrolase, producing the protein MRNILYSAFLSLTIISLKSCKSAESSTFDQAGRVAVSWEAVSNFAGPNDVFEAKFYLKNNGSLTLGDSSWALFFNMAPRPLLPHPTPQPAQLEHINGDWYKMTPNKGFHLAPGDSLTVSYKGTEGIIKETDAPLGLYFVFYDKEGKETQIVQLDPCTVVPFTKKEQLLRGPNDQDPILTHEYQYKENLGVSPVNADQLLKVIPSPVKVTAGKGTYTLTAATAIHYQNGLESEANLLAQRLKELTGNSFSVKNGAPAVNAISLQTGNIVVNGIRKEAYHLSVSDKGVSIIGSDAAGVFYGTQSLAALIPTKAFVQKAPSVGLEYVQIEDAPRFHFRSMQLDVSRNFQTKESVLRLLDVLAFYKLNHFLLYTTEDEGWRLEIDGLPELTQVGAQRQHISSYKNAALHPGYGSGPVAYDKGKHGSGFYTKADFIEILQYAAARHIKVIPEVNLPGHAHAAIKAMEARYERLMKEGKEKEANEYRLIDPDDRSVYVSAQGYKDNVVDVTRESTYHFYEKVTDEIIKMYKEAGLTLDLFHIGGDEVASGAWTRSPLAQELLKKDPSIGNAYNLHPYFIRRLLPMLQKRNLQIHGWEEVAMIKGKDGALKVNPEFAGKNVVPYVWNNVYDPDMGYKIANAGYPVVLCNVTNFYFDLAYNNDPKEPGLYWAGFVDTRDNYTFAPYDMFKTTYTTAMGKPMVFDNVVKLKPEARKNIIGVECQLWSETVKGRDMMEYYTLPKLMGFAESAWSAERPWETIEDKTTREKVIQTGWNVFANTLAQKELPRLSYLNGGYTYRVPLPGALVENGMLKANSAFPGLTIRYTADGSEPNEKSTEYKGPINVTGTVKLKSFDAAGKGSRMVSVQ; encoded by the coding sequence ATGCGTAATATTTTATATAGTGCGTTCCTGTCTTTGACAATCATTAGTCTTAAAAGCTGTAAGTCAGCCGAAAGCAGTACGTTTGACCAAGCCGGCAGGGTGGCCGTTTCGTGGGAAGCGGTCAGCAATTTTGCGGGGCCGAATGATGTATTTGAAGCCAAATTTTACTTAAAAAACAACGGTAGCCTAACGTTAGGCGACAGCAGCTGGGCTTTATTTTTCAATATGGCTCCGCGTCCTTTACTGCCTCATCCCACGCCTCAGCCCGCCCAACTCGAACACATCAACGGCGATTGGTACAAAATGACGCCCAACAAAGGGTTTCACCTGGCCCCCGGCGACTCTTTGACGGTCAGTTATAAAGGCACCGAAGGCATTATCAAAGAAACCGATGCGCCCTTGGGCCTGTACTTTGTATTTTATGACAAAGAGGGCAAAGAGACCCAAATCGTTCAGCTCGATCCCTGTACGGTAGTGCCTTTTACCAAAAAAGAACAATTGCTGCGCGGCCCCAACGACCAAGACCCGATCCTGACGCATGAGTACCAATACAAAGAGAACTTGGGTGTGAGCCCGGTCAATGCAGATCAATTATTGAAAGTGATTCCGAGTCCCGTGAAGGTCACCGCCGGAAAAGGAACCTATACACTGACAGCCGCGACTGCTATTCATTACCAAAACGGACTCGAAAGCGAAGCCAATCTGCTTGCCCAACGGCTGAAAGAATTAACGGGAAATTCGTTTTCCGTCAAAAACGGCGCACCGGCCGTCAATGCCATTTCCCTGCAAACAGGCAACATCGTCGTCAACGGCATCCGTAAAGAAGCGTACCATCTGAGCGTCAGCGACAAAGGCGTATCCATCATCGGCAGCGACGCCGCCGGGGTTTTTTACGGCACCCAAAGTTTGGCCGCGCTGATTCCGACAAAAGCTTTTGTCCAAAAAGCACCTTCTGTCGGCCTGGAATATGTGCAGATTGAAGATGCTCCGCGTTTTCATTTTCGCAGTATGCAGCTGGACGTGAGCCGTAATTTCCAAACCAAAGAATCGGTGTTGCGGCTGTTGGATGTATTGGCCTTTTACAAATTAAACCACTTTTTGCTGTACACCACCGAAGACGAAGGCTGGCGACTGGAAATTGACGGTTTGCCCGAACTCACGCAGGTAGGTGCCCAACGTCAACACATTTCTTCGTACAAAAATGCCGCGCTGCATCCCGGCTACGGCTCCGGACCCGTGGCGTACGACAAAGGCAAACACGGCAGCGGCTTTTATACCAAAGCCGATTTCATTGAAATCCTCCAATACGCCGCCGCCCGTCACATCAAGGTCATTCCGGAAGTAAACCTGCCCGGACACGCCCACGCGGCCATCAAAGCCATGGAAGCCCGCTACGAGCGCCTGATGAAAGAAGGAAAAGAAAAAGAAGCCAACGAGTACCGCCTCATCGACCCCGACGACCGATCGGTGTATGTCTCGGCGCAGGGATACAAAGACAACGTAGTAGACGTAACCCGGGAATCTACCTATCATTTTTACGAGAAAGTCACCGACGAAATCATTAAAATGTACAAGGAAGCCGGGCTGACCTTAGACCTCTTCCACATCGGCGGCGACGAAGTGGCTTCGGGAGCCTGGACCCGATCGCCTTTGGCGCAGGAACTGCTCAAAAAAGACCCGAGCATCGGCAATGCCTATAATTTACACCCTTATTTCATTCGTCGATTGTTGCCAATGCTTCAAAAACGCAACCTTCAAATTCACGGCTGGGAAGAGGTTGCTATGATCAAAGGCAAAGACGGTGCGCTGAAAGTCAATCCCGAGTTTGCCGGAAAAAATGTCGTTCCTTATGTCTGGAACAACGTCTATGACCCCGACATGGGCTATAAGATCGCTAATGCGGGCTACCCGGTGGTTCTCTGCAACGTCACCAATTTTTATTTTGACCTGGCCTACAACAACGACCCCAAAGAGCCGGGGCTTTATTGGGCAGGCTTTGTGGATACCCGCGACAATTACACCTTTGCGCCCTACGATATGTTCAAAACCACTTATACCACAGCGATGGGAAAGCCGATGGTGTTTGACAACGTCGTGAAACTTAAACCCGAAGCCCGCAAAAACATCATCGGTGTAGAATGCCAACTCTGGAGCGAGACCGTCAAAGGACGCGATATGATGGAATATTATACCCTGCCCAAACTGATGGGATTTGCCGAAAGTGCCTGGAGTGCCGAACGCCCGTGGGAAACCATCGAAGACAAAACCACGCGTGAAAAGGTCATTCAAACCGGCTGGAACGTATTTGCAAATACGCTCGCTCAAAAAGAGTTGCCGCGCCTGAGCTATCTCAACGGCGGCTATACTTATCGCGTACCATTACCGGGAGCCCTCGTCGAAAACGGCATGCTGAAGGCCAACAGTGCATTTCCCGGACTCACCATTCGTTATACTGCTGACGGTAGCGAGCCGAATGAAAAATCGACGGAATACAAAGGCCCGATCAACGTTACGGGAACCGTTAAACTGAAAAGTTTTGACGCTGCGGGCAAAGGCAGTCGAATGGTGAGCGTACAATAA
- a CDS encoding acyltransferase family protein, translated as MSPQTNRLVSLDALRGFTIAAMLMVNFPGSEEYVFFTLRHTKWNGLSFTDLVAPIFLFVVGVSIVFAYSKRKWDGRPTGELYRKIIIRSLKIFAVGMFLNLMPTFDFSDIRWTGTLHRIAFVFLGCAVLYLNTNWKQQAWVGAVILVAYWLALTLIPTPGIGKVMLEPGVNLVAWFDTQFLPGKMWQGTWDPESILSTFPSIVSGITGMLAGQLLQSTFTPNEKVNYLMTAGVFSAALGYFWGLGFPVNENLWTSSFVLVTSGFACLLLGALYFMVDILGKTKGTLPGIIFGANAIAVYVLGDILALFFYGATFGEYSLNEHAVNGLITMGVAPNLASLLYALFFVSVNFLPAYLLYRKKIFIKL; from the coding sequence ATGTCACCCCAAACCAACCGACTCGTTTCGCTGGATGCGTTGAGAGGGTTTACCATTGCAGCGATGCTCATGGTCAATTTTCCCGGCAGTGAGGAGTATGTATTTTTTACCCTGCGCCATACCAAGTGGAATGGTCTTTCCTTTACGGACCTGGTTGCCCCCATTTTTCTGTTTGTTGTGGGGGTGTCGATTGTTTTTGCGTATTCTAAACGAAAATGGGATGGCCGACCGACGGGTGAACTGTACCGAAAGATCATCATCCGTTCGCTGAAGATATTTGCCGTGGGTATGTTTCTGAACCTGATGCCTACCTTTGATTTCAGTGATATTCGCTGGACGGGTACGCTGCACCGCATTGCGTTTGTCTTTTTGGGATGCGCCGTTTTGTACCTGAATACGAATTGGAAACAACAGGCGTGGGTCGGGGCCGTCATTCTGGTGGCCTATTGGCTGGCGCTGACGCTCATTCCCACGCCCGGTATAGGGAAAGTGATGCTGGAACCCGGAGTGAACCTCGTGGCGTGGTTTGACACCCAATTCCTGCCCGGTAAAATGTGGCAGGGAACCTGGGATCCCGAAAGTATCCTGAGTACGTTTCCTTCCATCGTGTCGGGGATTACGGGAATGCTGGCGGGACAGTTGCTGCAAAGTACATTTACGCCTAATGAAAAAGTGAATTACCTCATGACGGCGGGCGTATTTTCGGCGGCGTTGGGCTATTTCTGGGGGTTGGGCTTTCCCGTCAACGAAAACCTTTGGACGAGCTCCTTCGTATTAGTGACCTCCGGCTTTGCGTGTCTGCTGCTCGGCGCTTTGTATTTTATGGTGGATATTTTAGGGAAAACCAAAGGTACTTTGCCCGGAATCATCTTTGGGGCCAATGCCATTGCGGTGTATGTGCTGGGAGATATTCTGGCGTTGTTCTTTTACGGAGCAACATTCGGTGAATATTCACTGAACGAACATGCCGTCAATGGATTGATCACCATGGGGGTTGCCCCCAATTTGGCCAGTCTGTTGTACGCGCTGTTTTTTGTTTCGGTCAACTTTTTGCCGGCGTATTTGCTGTATCGAAAAAAGATATTTATCAAATTGTAA